GGATCCGCCCTGTTTTTGCTGACGGTCGCATCAGTACCAAAAGCTTACAGCCAGGTCGAACTCTTCGGCGGGTATTCCCACCTGCAACTGAACGGCGCTCCGCCCAATATCGGATCAAGTTCGAATGGATGGGAAGGTGGCGCCTATCTGCACCTGCTGGGACCGTGGGGCATTGACGCCGATTACAGCAACCACTACGGAGTCAGCCCAAATTCATTCAGCCCTGGCTATTACGTGCCCAGATTTACGGAGCTATATGGGCCTCGATTTACACTCTCCTTGCCGAAAATCCATCCCTTTGTTCACGCGCTGTTTGGAACAGTCCACGGCGAGACCGCAGAACCGCCAATAGGTGCTCCGTGTACACCACTGGGTTGCCCGTCGCCGAAGTTGAGCGAGAACGCCTTCGGGATGGCCCTCGGTGGCGGCATCAATGTCAAAGCCACCCGGCATGTCTGGGTGCGATTGATCCAGGTGGACTACCTTCGAGCCCAATTCACTAACAACGCGCAAAACGATACGCGCATCTCCGCTGGCCTGGTTTTCAGATTTGGCGAGTGGTGAAATCCCGCGCCCAGGCCGCCCTTTCCGCGCCAAGCGCCGCTTGAACAGTCGGCCTGGAGGCCGCTCCCATGGCCAGTACCCGTCGACCGCCCGCGGGAACAACCGCGCGCCCGCCGATGTATACTTGGGATGTCGCCAGTCACGCCGTTTCGTGACACGGAACACAGACAGCCCAGGAGTTGAGGGCGCAGGCTGATTTCAGTCCCAGGCAGGATGGGAAATTCCGCCGGCTGGCAAGGCAACTCCTAAACTCTGTATCTGTAAACCTGCCAGGCGCCCGGTTGGCATTGCACGGGAGGCTCCAGATGGAAATTCATCAACAGGACGCTCTCGATTATCACCGCAAAGGACGCAAAGGCAAAATCGAGGTTGTCGCCACGAAACCCTGCCGTACGCAATGGGACCTGAGCCTGGCTTACACGCCCGGCGTGGCCGAACCGTGCCTCGAAATTGCAAAATCGTCCGACTTGAGCTTTGAGTACACAGCGCGAGGCAACCTGGTGGCCGTGGTTTCAAATGGAACAGCCGTCCTGGGCCTCGGCAACATCGGGCCGGCGGCTGGCAAGCCCGTCATGGAAGGCAAGGGTGTGCTGTTCAAGCGGTTTGCAGACATAGATGTCTTTGATCTGGAGGTTGATTCCAAAGAGCCCTCCGAGGTTATCAGATTCTGCCAGCTTCTTGAGCCGACCTTCGGCGGCATCAACCTGGAAGACATCAAGGCGCCGGAATGCTTTGAGATTGAGGAGACCTTGCGCCGCACTATGTCGATTCCCGTGATGCACGACGACCAGCACGGAACGGCCATCATTTCCGGCGCAGCATTTCTCAATGCGCTGGAGATTGCCCGTAAGGATATCGGCAAGGTGCGGGTGGTTTTCAACGGCGCCGGGGCTTCCGGAATTGCCTGCGCGGAGCATTACATCCGCCTGGGAGTAAAGCGGGAGAACGTGGTTATCTGCGACTCGAAGGGCGTCGTGTACGCCGGCCGCGGGGAGGGCATGAATCCCTACAAGGCCCGGCTTGCTTCCAGTACCAATGCTCGAACGCTTGCCGAAGCACTGAAAGACGCGGACGTTTTTGCGGGCCTTTCAATTCCGGGCTCCGTCACGCGGGACATGGTCCGGTCCATGGCCGATCATCCCATCATATTTGCCCTCGCTAATCCAGTGCCTGAAATCAGTTATGAAGACGCCAAAGCCGCGCGCCCGGACGCCATCCTGGCCACAGGGCGCTCCGACTATCCGAACCAGGTAAACAACGTGCTGGGATTTCCCTTTATCTTTCGCGGAGCGCTCGACGTCCGCGCGCGCGCCATCAATCAGGAAATGGAGATTGCCGCCACGCGCGCCCTGGCCACTCTTGCCCGGGAGGACGTGCCGGACTCCGTTCTTCGTGCCTATGGGCTGCGGCGGCTCAGCTTCGGCCCGGAGTACATTATTCCCAAACCCTTCGATCCGCGAGTATTGATCTGGGAGTCAGCGGCGGTGGCAGATGCTGCAATGAGGACCGGCGTGGCAAGGATACAGGTGGACCTTGACCAATACCGGGAGGCGCTTTCCAGACGATTGGGGCGAACCTATGAGGTGATGCAAAGCGTCCGGCAGCGTGCCAGGGCGGCGCCCAAGCGCATTGTTTTTTCAGAAGGCGAGCGGGAGAAGATCATTCGGGCCGCTTACCAGATCAATGAGGAAAAGATCGGCCGGCCGATCCTGATCGGCCGCCAGAGTGTGATCCGGGCGCGCCTTACGGACCTTGGCATTCAGCATTTTGAGCCCGAGATCGTTGAGCCGGAGCAGTCGCCACGCCTGGACGCTTATGTGGAGGAATATTTCCGTCTTCGGCAGCGCCACGGAGTGACCTTGAGCGAGGCGCGCGACCAGATGGCCAACCCGAACTACTACGGCGCCATGATGGTGCACATGGATGATGCCGAGGGCTTTCTGGCCGGTGTGGCCCAGCACTACCCGGAAACTATCCGTCCGGCGCTGCAGATCATCCGGATGCGGGAAAACGTTCGGCGTGTCTCAGGCGTCTATGTGATTGTGACCCGGCAGCAGGTTTACTTCTTTTCCGACACCACGGTGAACATCGAGCCGACAACTGAAGACCTGGCGGAGATAGCTCTGCTGGCCGCGGAAGTGGCCCGCGACTTCAACTTTGAGCCCCGTATTGCGATGCTTTCATTTTCGAACTTCGGCAGCACGCGCCATCCGATGTCGGAAAAGATGCGCCGGGCTGCAGAGCTCTTGAAACAAGCCCACCCGGAGATGATGGTGGAAGGAGAAATGATGGCGGACACGGCCGTAGTCCCGGAAATCCTGGAGGAGGATTATCCCTTCTCGACGCTGAAGGGCGGCGCCAACGTGCTCATCTTTCCCGATCTCGGTTCGGCAAACATTGCTTATAAGCTGATGTTGCGCATCGGCGGCGCAGAAGCTCTGGGACCCATTCTGGTGGGTATGTCAAAACCCGTCCACGTGCTTCAGCGCGGCGCCACCGTCGAAGAAATTGTAAACATGACCGCCATCGCCGTGGCCCACGGCCGCGTGATTGCTTCCTCAGTGAAGGCCTTGCAGCATTCCTGAGGCCGGCCGACGGGCTGCACGCTGTCCGTACGCGCGGGGCAAAGCATCACGAAAATCAGAGGCGCGGCGGCTGGCGGATTTGTTGCGAGCGAAAAGAATTGTACTCGGGGCCGAATTTATTTTGAGGGGGGAGATGGCGGCTGGCGCACGGCCTTTTTCCTGTTTGCGTCCCACCGTTTTACCATTTCGTTGAACTTTTCCAGTTGCTGCGCATTTAGAATCTTGCGGGTTTCGGCGCGGGTCTCTTCGCGAATGGCTTGAAACTGCGGCGCAATCTGGTCGCGCAATTCGGACTCTTTCTGGTCCATGTTGCGGATAATCTGCCGCAACTGCTGCGTCTGACTTTGCGAGAGATCCAGTTCCTTCTGAAGGTAATCAATCACCTGACGGCGGCTGAATCCACGGTGCCAGTGGCCTGTGTACCAGCCGTAGCTGTACATCCCGGCGGCCCCGATGACGATGCCCAGCACGAATATCAGCGTGAAATAGACGTAGGCGCGCCGTTTCATTTAGTGCCTCGCGCCTCCGTGTTACCAAGGGTTGGCGGCGAATCCTGCACATCCCCAGGGTCGGCGCCGTCCACGCCCAGGACCTGTTCATTCGTCAGCGTTGCAAGCTGGTTCCGCACCAGGACGGATTCTGAAATACCTGAACTCCGCAGCGGCCCTGACGATGGCAGCGCAAGGAGCAGTCCAAGCATCAGCACCACCATCAGCGTCGCATAGACAACCCGCATTGCAATTTGATCCATGAGCTGTTGGCCGAATGGATACTCTGCCGGAGCTTTCTCCAGCCGGCGCATCAGACGCGTTGTGAAACCGATCGTCGGCTCAGGAGTCTCCTCCTCTCTCAGAGCCACCAGGCCCGCCCGGAGCGCCTCCCACATGCGCAGGTATTCCTTGCATCCTGAACAGGATTCGAGGTGGGCCTGCACCGCAGGCGTCCTCGTCATGTTTTCTTCAGCCATTTGCCGGACAGCGTCGCACCGCATGGTTCACCGTCCCTCCTGCCACTTTTCAAAATCCTTGATCATTCGCTTTCTTGCCCGATGCAAGCGTACCTTAACCGTGCTCAATTTTAGGCTCAGGACCTCAGAGATTTCCTCGATGGACCTGTCTTCAAGTTCCTTCAAAGTCAAGATCATGCGGTCCTCGGCCGGCGCCCTTGCCAGTAATTTGCCGGCAAGGTCACCCACGGCAAGCCTTTCCGAGCTGTCGAGTCTGCCGTTTGAAGGATTGTGGCTGTGCGATTCAACCTGCCGCTGTCCATCCTCCGACATCTCCCAGAAATAGGTAATTCGCGACGACCGTTGACGGCGAAGATAATCGTAACAGTGATTGACGGCAATCCGATTGATCCACGTTCCAAACGACGACTGTGAATTGTAACTCCCGATCGCTGCAAAAGCTTTCATAAATATTTCCTGAACGATGTCTTCCACATCGTTCCTGCGCCGGACCAGGTGGAAAACAATGGAAAATATTCTCCGTTGATAGGCGTCAACCAGTGGCGCAAAAGCTTCTGTTTCTCCAGCCTGGCAGCGTCTGATCCATTCAGCTTCCTGGCTGGGGTCTGGCCGAGAGTGTACCATTCAGTATCCATAGTAGCTCTTTTCCTGTGTCTTATGACGAGGATAAGTCACATCGGGTTACAGGGGTTGGGAGAAAATCGGGGACTGGCCGTCTTGCCAGTAACGGGGATTTCTATTGACTTATCAATCACCTTATGGAATAATTCCTTCCATGATTATAGGCATTCGTCTGAGGAAACTGCGTGAAGAGCGCAAACTTTCCCAGGGCGACATTGAGAAACGCACGGGACTCCTGCGCTGCTATATTTCCCGGGTCGAGAACGGGCACACGGTGCCTTCTCTCGAGACCTTGGAGCGATTGGCTGCAGCCATGGAGATCCCCCTCTATCAGCTGTTTTATGAGGGGGAAAGACCACCGGACCTCCCTAATCTGACCCAGCGCAAGAGTACCGACGAGCTGGCCATGGAGATTCCGGCAGACCGTGATTCGCGGTTTTTCCAGAAAGTCAAGCGACTGCTTGGCAACATTAATGACCGCGACCGACGGCTGCTGCTCTACATGGCACAGAAGTTAGCGAATCGTTAGCCAGGACGGTTCGCCGTTCGGGGATCCATGGGACGCGCGAGGGCTGTATGGAGGGGGAAGCACTCATTCCCACTCGATGGTTCCCGGGGGCTTCGAAGTAATGTCGTAGACAACTCGGTTGACTTCCTTCACCTCGTTCACGATGCGGGTGGCAATCCGTTCGAGAACGTTCGGGGGGATTTTCGCCCAGTCGGCTGTCATCCCATCTTCGGATGTCACGGCCCGCAAGGCAATGGTGGACGCGTACGTCCTTGCGTCACCCATCACCCCGACGCTTGAAACGGGCAGCAGAATCGCAAATGATTGCCACAAGTCATTGTAGAGCTTTGCTGCGCGTATTTCCTGCTCCACAATGGCGTCTGCTTCGCGAACAATCCGGAGCCGCTCGGGCGTAATTGCGCCCAGGATCCTGACGGCCAGTCCCGGACCTGGAAATGGCTGGCGTGAAATAACTTCGTCGCCAAGCCCCAGCTCGCGCCCTACAACCCTGACTTCGTCCTTGAACATCTCGCGCAACGGTTCGATCAACTGGAACTTCAGGTCTCGTGGCAGGCCGCCGACGTTGTGGTGGCTCTTGATGGTGGCTGCAGGCCCCTTGACGGATACTGATTCGATCACGTCAGGGTAAAGCGTTCCCTGCACCAGAAATCGCGGCTCGCCCAGGGCACGGGCTTCCTGCTCAAATACACGAATGAATTCTTCTCCGATGATTTTCCGTTTCTTCTCCGGATCTGTGACGCCTTCCAGCCGGCGCAGAAAACGGTCTGTGTAATCGACAGCCCGCACATTCAGATGCGCCTGGGCCTTAAGCGCTGACGCTACTTCCTCAAATTCATTCTTTCTCAGCAGGCCGTTATTCACAAAAACACAGATCAGCTGATCGCCTATCGCCCGGCTCACCAGCGTGGCGGCCACCGCGGAATCGACTCCTCCGGATAGCGCGCATAACGCGCGTTCCTTGCCTACTTCCGCCCGTACCCGCCTGACCGTCTCTTCGATCAGCGATTGCGGATACCAGTTGGCAGTGGCGCCACATACGTCTTCGACAAAGCGCCGGAGGACCTCAGTGCCTGAAACTGTATGCCGCACTTCCGGGTGGAACTCTACGGCAAACATGCGTGTTTGAACGTTCTCGATGGCCGAAATCGCGTTCTCCGTGCGGCCCACCACGCGGAAGCCCGGCGGGACCTCAGCAACGTGGTCGCCATGGCTGTTCCAGACGCGCAGGGGCGACTCAAGTCCGGCGAACAATTCGCTGGGAGGAGTAATCTCAAGCTGAGCAAACCCATACTCGCGCCGGGCCGCCGGCTCAACCTTGCCTCCCAGCTTGTGGGACATCAATTGCAGCCCGTAGCAGATGCCCAGGATCGGAACACCAAGCTGGAAGACACGGTCGTCACACTTCGGCGATTCAGGATCGTAAACCGAGGACGGTCCACCGGATAGGATGACCGCCTGCGGCTTCATGTTAACCAGTTCGTCATACGGCAGATGGCAGGGTACGATCATCGAATACACATGCATCTCGCGGATGCGACGGGCAATTAACTGCGTGTATTGCGACCCGAAATCAAGAACGACAATTGGACGAGGGGTTTCCATCTTCGAGTTTGCTCCAATACTCCGCCTGATAACGACAGCGTGGCCACGGGCGTTGGATTGATCAGCTATTGTACAACATATTGTGCTGAGGGTGGCAAGCAAAGACAACCTGTCGTGTATTTGCCAGGCGTTTATCCGGCTGGCGATTTATGGCCATGCTGACTAGGGCTGGATATCGATTGTGCTAAGGCGCATCGCCATTCGCTTCAAAAGTAACCATAAGCAATTCTCGATGGCCCGAGAGCACGCCGAGAGGCTATTTTCCTGGGGAAAAAAAGGAATCATTTTTCAAACTGATTGCTTGCCATGATTGCCTGCGGCACTACTTGGGCCCACACGTCTCCCAGACGGTAATCACTTTACGACAATATTGATGAGCTTTTGCGGCACGATGATGATTTTAACGATCTGGCGGCCGTTGGTGCTTTGGGTGACCTTTTCGTCGGCAAGTGCAAGCTGCCGGATGTCATCCTCGGTTGCCTCAACCGCCACGCGAATCCGGGTGCGAAGTTTGCCATTTACCTGGACGGGCAGTTCCAGTTCTTCTTCGGCCGCAAGTCCCGAGTCGTAGGCCGGCCATTTCACGCGAAGGGTTGCTCCAGAATGGCCAAGACCCTCCCAAAGCTCGTCAGCGATGTGAGGCGCAAAAGGCGCCAGGGTCAGAACCAATATCTCAAGTGTTTCTTTAACTATCTCCCGGCGAACCTTCCCGCTCGAAATCGCAGACTCCATCTCGCCAAGTTCATTCACTAGCTCCATCGCCAGGGCAATATCGGTATTGAAGTGCCAGCGCTCCTCCATGTCCTCAGTTACGTGCCGGAGCACCTGGTGTGCTTTGCGCAGCAATTTCCGCTCTTCGAGTGTATATTCCGGAACAACCGCCGGGCGGGCCGTCTGACCCAGCATTGATTTTGCCATCCCCAAGCTCTCAGCATATTTGGCAACCACACGATAAACGCGGTTCAGAAAGCGTGACGAGCCTTCGATGCCGGTGTCGCTCCAGTCGAGGTCCTTTTCAGGCGGCGCAGCGAACAGCATGTAGAGGCGAACCGTGTCGGCGCCGTACTTTTCAAACATGGCGGTGGGGTCAACCACATTGCCCTTGGATTTTGACATCTTCGCCCCATCCTTGATCACCATTCCCTGCGTAAACAGCCTGGCGACGGGCTCGGAAAAGCTGACCAGGCCAATGTCCTTCATCACCTTGGTGAAGAACCTCATGTAAATCAGGTGGAGGATGGCGTGCTCAATGCCGCCGATATACTGGTCCACTGGAAACCAGTAGTCCACGGCTTCCCTGCTGATCGGCGCCGTATCAATTTTGGGATCTGTGTAGCGGTAGAAATACCACGAAGAATCGACAAAAGTGTCCATCGTGTCCGTCTCTCGACGTGCCGGTCCGCCGCACTTTGGGCAGGTTGTGGCCACAAACCCAGGAACGTTGGCCAGCGGTGACTGCCCGGTTCCTGTCAGTTTCACGTCGGCGGGCAGGAGAACCGGCAACTGCGATTCCGGAACAGGGACTACTCCGCAGGACTGGCAATAAATGATGGGTATCGGAGTACCCCAATATCTCTGACGCGAGATACCCCAGTCCTTGATCCGGTACTGTGTTGTTCCCTTGCCGAAGCCGTCGTTCTCAGCATCGCGGGTCATGCGCTCAATTGCCCGTGCAGAACTGAGACCGGTGTATGGGCCGGAATTCACAAGCTTGCCGTACTCTGTGAAGGCTTTCTCAAGTTTTGCTTGAGGTATTCCATCTTCCGGCACAATAACCGTCCGGATGGGAAGATTAAAAGTGGTGCAGAACTCGTAGTCGCGCTGGTCATGCGCTGGCACGGCCATCACGGCTCCCGTACCGTATTCCATCAGGACAAAATTCGCTACCCAGATGGGAACCTGCTCCCCGTTATAAGGATTGCGGGCGGCAAATCCGGTTGCCACGCCATCCTTCTCAAGGTTCACTTCAACCCGCGCACGGAGAGCAGAGGCCTTGATACGCTCCACCTCTCCGCGGAGATGTTCCTGGCCTTTCGATGC
The nucleotide sequence above comes from Acidobacteriota bacterium. Encoded proteins:
- a CDS encoding NADP-dependent malic enzyme → MEIHQQDALDYHRKGRKGKIEVVATKPCRTQWDLSLAYTPGVAEPCLEIAKSSDLSFEYTARGNLVAVVSNGTAVLGLGNIGPAAGKPVMEGKGVLFKRFADIDVFDLEVDSKEPSEVIRFCQLLEPTFGGINLEDIKAPECFEIEETLRRTMSIPVMHDDQHGTAIISGAAFLNALEIARKDIGKVRVVFNGAGASGIACAEHYIRLGVKRENVVICDSKGVVYAGRGEGMNPYKARLASSTNARTLAEALKDADVFAGLSIPGSVTRDMVRSMADHPIIFALANPVPEISYEDAKAARPDAILATGRSDYPNQVNNVLGFPFIFRGALDVRARAINQEMEIAATRALATLAREDVPDSVLRAYGLRRLSFGPEYIIPKPFDPRVLIWESAAVADAAMRTGVARIQVDLDQYREALSRRLGRTYEVMQSVRQRARAAPKRIVFSEGEREKIIRAAYQINEEKIGRPILIGRQSVIRARLTDLGIQHFEPEIVEPEQSPRLDAYVEEYFRLRQRHGVTLSEARDQMANPNYYGAMMVHMDDAEGFLAGVAQHYPETIRPALQIIRMRENVRRVSGVYVIVTRQQVYFFSDTTVNIEPTTEDLAEIALLAAEVARDFNFEPRIAMLSFSNFGSTRHPMSEKMRRAAELLKQAHPEMMVEGEMMADTAVVPEILEEDYPFSTLKGGANVLIFPDLGSANIAYKLMLRIGGAEALGPILVGMSKPVHVLQRGATVEEIVNMTAIAVAHGRVIASSVKALQHS
- a CDS encoding periplasmic heavy metal sensor yields the protein MKRRAYVYFTLIFVLGIVIGAAGMYSYGWYTGHWHRGFSRRQVIDYLQKELDLSQSQTQQLRQIIRNMDQKESELRDQIAPQFQAIREETRAETRKILNAQQLEKFNEMVKRWDANRKKAVRQPPSPPSK
- a CDS encoding sigma-70 family RNA polymerase sigma factor — translated: MVHSRPDPSQEAEWIRRCQAGETEAFAPLVDAYQRRIFSIVFHLVRRRNDVEDIVQEIFMKAFAAIGSYNSQSSFGTWINRIAVNHCYDYLRRQRSSRITYFWEMSEDGQRQVESHSHNPSNGRLDSSERLAVGDLAGKLLARAPAEDRMILTLKELEDRSIEEISEVLSLKLSTVKVRLHRARKRMIKDFEKWQEGR
- a CDS encoding XRE family transcriptional regulator; this encodes MIIGIRLRKLREERKLSQGDIEKRTGLLRCYISRVENGHTVPSLETLERLAAAMEIPLYQLFYEGERPPDLPNLTQRKSTDELAMEIPADRDSRFFQKVKRLLGNINDRDRRLLLYMAQKLANR
- a CDS encoding glutamine-hydrolyzing GMP synthase, yielding METPRPIVVLDFGSQYTQLIARRIREMHVYSMIVPCHLPYDELVNMKPQAVILSGGPSSVYDPESPKCDDRVFQLGVPILGICYGLQLMSHKLGGKVEPAARREYGFAQLEITPPSELFAGLESPLRVWNSHGDHVAEVPPGFRVVGRTENAISAIENVQTRMFAVEFHPEVRHTVSGTEVLRRFVEDVCGATANWYPQSLIEETVRRVRAEVGKERALCALSGGVDSAVAATLVSRAIGDQLICVFVNNGLLRKNEFEEVASALKAQAHLNVRAVDYTDRFLRRLEGVTDPEKKRKIIGEEFIRVFEQEARALGEPRFLVQGTLYPDVIESVSVKGPAATIKSHHNVGGLPRDLKFQLIEPLREMFKDEVRVVGRELGLGDEVISRQPFPGPGLAVRILGAITPERLRIVREADAIVEQEIRAAKLYNDLWQSFAILLPVSSVGVMGDARTYASTIALRAVTSEDGMTADWAKIPPNVLERIATRIVNEVKEVNRVVYDITSKPPGTIEWE
- a CDS encoding leucine--tRNA ligase, producing the protein MDTNYDPQKIESKWQKLWAEQDLFDADLAPGRKKYYVLEMLPYPSGDIHMGHVRNYSIGDALARYMSMKGFNVLHPIGWDAFGLPAENAAIKHQRPPAEFTFAYIDRMRQQLKRLGVSYDWRREVTTCVPEYYRWNQWFFLKMYERGLAYRKKSRVNWCPQCETVLANEQVVDGCCWRHEDTPVVEKELEQWFLKITDYAERLLDDMKELVRWPERVLTMQQNWIGKSQGTEVAFRIEALGLPLRVFTTRVDTIFGCTVVFLAAEHPLVENLIAASKGQEHLRGEVERIKASALRARVEVNLEKDGVATGFAARNPYNGEQVPIWVANFVLMEYGTGAVMAVPAHDQRDYEFCTTFNLPIRTVIVPEDGIPQAKLEKAFTEYGKLVNSGPYTGLSSARAIERMTRDAENDGFGKGTTQYRIKDWGISRQRYWGTPIPIIYCQSCGVVPVPESQLPVLLPADVKLTGTGQSPLANVPGFVATTCPKCGGPARRETDTMDTFVDSSWYFYRYTDPKIDTAPISREAVDYWFPVDQYIGGIEHAILHLIYMRFFTKVMKDIGLVSFSEPVARLFTQGMVIKDGAKMSKSKGNVVDPTAMFEKYGADTVRLYMLFAAPPEKDLDWSDTGIEGSSRFLNRVYRVVAKYAESLGMAKSMLGQTARPAVVPEYTLEERKLLRKAHQVLRHVTEDMEERWHFNTDIALAMELVNELGEMESAISSGKVRREIVKETLEILVLTLAPFAPHIADELWEGLGHSGATLRVKWPAYDSGLAAEEELELPVQVNGKLRTRIRVAVEATEDDIRQLALADEKVTQSTNGRQIVKIIIVPQKLINIVVK